A region from the Manihot esculenta cultivar AM560-2 chromosome 13, M.esculenta_v8, whole genome shotgun sequence genome encodes:
- the LOC110629579 gene encoding septum-promoting GTP-binding protein 1, whose translation MARFNLRRKLQRRISILKRCILRVWNHILTCSLGKPSHNYRMVPPQSLPVSTLPEIASSGYVSGIVTPSAHPPMKMAAAAAMYHDQRDIDSINNKDSDLVALKISLLGDCQIGKTSFLAKYVGNETQDGRILKDGMNMMDKTLLVKGARISYSLWEVDGDEGSSQQIPLACKDSVAILIMFDLTSRLTLNGIIKWYQEARKWNQTAIPIVIGTKFDDFIQLPIDLQWTIASEARAYAKALNATLFFSSAAYNINVNKIFKFITAKLFDLPWTPARNLTIGEPIIDF comes from the exons ATGGCTCGTTTCAATCTTCGGCGAAAGCTTCAGCGTCGCATTTCGATCCTCAAACGCTGCATTCTCCGAGTATGGAATCATATCCTCACGTGTTCGTTAGGCAAGCCTAGTCATAATTATCGAATGGTACCGCCTCAGTCCTTGCCTGTCTCCACCTTGCCGGAGATCGCTTCCAGTGGATATGTATCGGGGATCGTCACTCCGTCTGCTCATCCTCCGATGAAGATGGCGGCGGCGGCGGCGATGTATCATGACCAGCGTGATATTGACAGTATTAATAACAAGGATTCGGATTTGGTTGCTTTGAAGATCAGTCTGCTGGGAGATTGCCAGATTGGGAAAACAAGTTTCctg GCTAAGTACGTGGGGAATGAGACACAAGACGGAAGAATTCTGAAAGATGGAATGAATATGATGGACAAGACATTACTGGTTAAAGGTGCTCGGATTTCTTATAGTCTCTGGGAAGTCGATG GTGATGAAGGATCTAGCCAGCAAATTCCTCTGGCTTGCAAGGATTCTGTAGCAATTTTAATCATGTTTGATCTCACAAGTCGGCTCACATTAAATGG TATCATAAAGTGGTACCAAGAGGCAAGGAAATGGAACCAG ACTGCAATTCCAATTGTAATAGGAACCAAATTTGATGACTTCATTCAACTTCCTATAGATCTGCAATGGACAATTGCAAGCGAG GCAAGAGCATATGCCAAGGCCCTGAATGCAACACTCTTCTTTTCAAGTGCAGCATACAACATTAATGTAAACAAGATCTTCAAATTCATAACAGCAAAGCTGTTTGACCTGCCATGGACACCTGCAAGAAATCTCACAATTGGAGAGCCTATTATTGATTTCTGA
- the LOC110629024 gene encoding uncharacterized protein LOC110629024: MSEPRPVPRRESPWGMPEGEHRQPKPHRCNDRAEDVIQACFEGNPFKTVPGPFKLFWRCMRSNPGEEPTEPYTYLQIDPPKREAKLQ; encoded by the exons atgagcgAGCCGAGGCCAGTGCCCAGGAGAGAGAGTCCATGGGGGATGCCAGAAGGAGAGCATCGTCAACCAAAGCCTCACAGATGTAATGATCGAGCTGAGGATGTTATCCAA GCTTGTTTTGAGGGGAACCCATTTAAAACAGTTCCAGGACCGTTTAAACTCTTCTGGCGATGCATGCGTTCAAATCCGGG GGAAGAACCCACAGAGCCATACACTTATTTGCAAATAGATCCACCAAAGAGAGAAGCGAAACTCCAGTGA
- the LOC110629023 gene encoding uncharacterized protein LOC110629023 yields MPVLRRRFSHIFIGISQIYHQPLRSTPITVSRLHQKPKLKMGAFTNLIDVVLLFFFLGIAVAAPLIDAQTCLPSCYFPDFLIDLKNWYSQEYGDYLLSEKPHFFVGAVWLELFFQWPLALFNLYGILASKPWFNTTCLIYGASLFTSMVAILAELMGSGKASDKLMMIYSPFMGFGILAILRGLMPVSANASAMGKRPLLPRKKRD; encoded by the exons ATGCCTGTTTTACGACGCCGTTTCAGCCATATATTTATAGGCATTTCCCAGATCTATCATCAGCCTCTGCGGTCTACTCCTATAACGGTTTCTCGTCTGCATCAAAAACCAAAACTAAAAATGGGCGCATTTACGAACTTGATCGACGTagttcttctcttcttctttctcggAATCGCCGTGGCGGCGCCGTTGATCGACGCGCAGACATGTCTTCCATCCTGCTACTTCCCAGACTTCTTGATCGATCTAAAGAACTGGTACAGCCAAGAGTACGGCGATTATCTCCTCTCTGAGAAGCCCCATTTCTTCGTCGGAGCTGTTTGGCTAGAGCTCTTCTTTCAGTGGCCTCTCGCACTTTTCAATTTGTATGGAATTTTGGCTTCCAAGCCTTGGTTTAACACCACCTGCTTGATCTATGGCGCCTCCTTGTTCacttccatg GTTGCTATATTAGCTGAGCTGATGGGGTCTGGCAAGGCATCGGATAAGTTGATGATGATTTACTCTCCCTTCATGGGTTTTGGGATATTAGCAATTCTGCGAGGGTTGATGCCAGTCTCTGCCAATGCTTCGGCAATGGGCAAGAGACCTCTACTGCCCAGGAAGAAGAGAGATTGA